A window of Chromohalobacter canadensis genomic DNA:
TTCTTGCCGGCACCGAGCTGTAGCGTCGCCATGCGCGGCGTGAACGGCTGCGGGTTGCCGCGCAGCGTCGGCAGCGGTTCGAAGACAAGCGACTCGCCGAGGAAGTCGCTAAGCTTTTCGAGCCGATAGCGCTCATTGTCGGCGACCAACGTACAAGCCACACCCTGCTCACCAGCCCGGCCGGTACGCCCGATGCGGTGCACGTGAACCTCGAGCTCGCGGGCGATCTGATAATTGAACACCGCATCCAGTGCGTCGATATCCAATCCGCGCGCCGCCACGTCGGTGGCGACCAGAATCGACACGCTCTTGTTGGCGAACATCGCCAGGATGCGATCGCGATCGGGCTGCTCCAGGTCACCGTTGAGTGCCAGCGCGCTGAAACCCACCGCGTTCAGGGCATCAGCGACCTGCAGGGTCTCGCGCTTGGTGTTACAGAACACCACGCTGGAGGCCGGGCGCTGGCTGAGCAGCAGGCGCTGTAACGCCGGCACACGGGCATCCTCGTCGGCAACCCGATAAAAGTGCTGGCGAATGCTGGTGTCGTCATGAGTCGAGGCGACCTCGACGTTCAGCGGTTCGCGCATCATGCGCTCGGCGATGGGCCGGATGCCCGCGCCGTAGGTAGCGCTGAACAACAGCGTCTGACGCGAGGCTGGCGCCTGGCCGACGATCGCCTCGATGGCCGCCTGGAAGCCCATGTCGAGCATGCGGTCGGCTTCATCAAGCACCAGCGTGGTCAGCGCGTCGAGTGTCAACGAGCCCTTGCGCAGATGCTCCTCGATCCGCCCCGGTGTGCCCACCACCACATGCGCGCCATGCGCCAACGAGTCCCGCTGCGCCTTGAGCGGCGCCCCGCCGCACAGCGTCAGTACCTTGACGTTGCCAAGCTCGCGCGCCAGCCGACGCACCTCTCCGGCGACCTGGTCGGCCAGCTCACGGGTCGGACACAGCACCAACGACTGCACGCGAAACGCTTTCACTTCAAGCTGCGAGAGCACGCCCAGGCCGAACGCCGCCGTCTTGCCCGAGCCGGTCTGGCCCTGGCCGATCACGTCGCGCCCGGCGAGAATCGCCGGCAGGCTCTCGGCCTGGATCGGCGTCATGGTGTGATAGCCCAGCGACTCAAGGTTGGCGAGCAACGCAGGCGCCAGCGGCAAAGTGGCGAAATCGGATGGGGATGGCGAATCGGACACGGCGGCAAATCCTGTCGTGAAGCTGGCCACGCCATACGCACGAATAGGCGGCGCGTGATAGCGGGTGGATGGCCAAGGATGGAATGGCGGCAGGATAACAGAATCGCGCTCGGGGCGTGCGCACAAGAAAAAGCCCGCGAGAGAACTCGCGGGCTTAGCATCAATTCTTGGCCCGCCCTGAAGGATTCGAACCTTCGACCTTTGCCTCCGGAGGGCAACGCTCTATCCAGCTGAGCTAAGGGCGGAACGCGGCATATCCTACTGCGTCAGGGCGGGGGTTGTCCACCGTGATGGCCCGCCTCGTGCTGGGCGAGAATGCCTTGGGCGCGGCTGATGACCGGCGCATCGACCATCTGACCCTCGACGCTGAACGCGCCTGTCTGATGGTTCGCGCCGTCGATCACTTGCTTGGCCCAGGCTACGTCGGCCTCGCTGGGAGAAAAAGCCTGGTTGATGGCGGGCAACTGCCGGGGGTGAATGCATAGCATACCGGCGAAGCCCATTTCCTTGGCGTGAGCGGCCGCCCGTGCCACGGCGTCCGTGTCGTCGATGGCCGGATGCGGGCTTTCGAACGGCGCGGCCAGGCTCGCCGCGCGCGAGTGAACTACCAGTTGGTAGCGCCCCTGATCTAGCATTTGGCGCGCACCCGGCGTCTCGGGCGTCAGTCCCAGCTCGGTGATCAGATCCAGGGCCCCGAAACTCAGCCGCTCGACGCCGGCCATGCCCGCCAGGCCGGGCAACGCCAGCAGCCCTGTCGCGGTTTCGATCTGCAGCCATAGCGGTTTGCCGCAGGCGGCGGCCTGCTCCAGCGCTGGGACGGCTTCGGCCTTGGGCACGAGCAGGTGCGTGACGGCCGCATGGCATGCGCACAGCGCCAGGTCGAGCGCATGATGCGGGGATTCGGGCGCGTTCACGCGCACCACGAGCGAGGCCTGCGGGTTGTCCGCCAGAAAGGCCGCCAGAGCCTCCCGGGCCGCGGCCTTGTCACCGTCGGCCACGGCATCTTCCAGGTCGACGATCACGGCATCCGCCGGGCTGGCCAGGGCCTTGGCGATGCGGTCCGGCCGCGTGGCCGGCACGAATAAAAGAGAACGCAGGGCGAGCGGGTTCATAAAAGGCTCCGTCGAATGACGCGGTTAGCATTCAGGCAATGGCACGCTACCCCAGTAACGAGCGCAGCCCGGCGATGGCGTCCTTGCCGCGCGCCTGCTTCTTCTCGGGGTCTTCCTTGTCGGCGCGCCCTTCCCATTCGAGGTCGTCGGGCGGGAGCTCCTCAAGGAAGCGACTGGGCGTGCAGTCCAGCAGCTCGCCGTAGGCCTTGCGCTGGCGAGCTAGGGTCAGCGTCAGCGTGCGCCGCGCCCGGGTAATGCCGACGTAAGCAAGACGCCTTTCCTCCTCGATGGTACCGGCTTCGACTGCGTTGCGGTGTGGCAGCAGTTCTTCCTCCAACCCCATCAGGTAGACGTGCGGGAACTCCAATCCCTTCGAGGCATGCATGGTGAGCAGTTGCACCCGGTCGGAGTCGTCTTCCTCGGCCTGTTGCTCAAGGATGTCACGCAGCACCAGACGCGATATCGCCGACTGTACGTCATCGGTCTCCTCGGATGCATCGCCATCTTCGTCGTCACGGTGCATCGATTTCTCGAGCTGGTCGACCAGTGTCCACACATTGGCCATGCGCCGCTCGGCGATGGTCGGGGCGCTGGCGTTCTGGAACAGCCAGGCCTCGTAATCCATCTCGCGCAGCATGTCGCGAATCGCCGCGATGGCATCGCCCTGATCCATACGCCGACGCACGCCGTCGATGAAGTGCGTGAAGCGCGACAGGCGCTCCACCGCACGCGTGGGCAGCACCTGTTCGAGGCCGATTTCGTGGCACGCGGCGAACAACGAGATACTGCGCTCAGTAGCGTAGTTGGCGAGCTTCTCCAGCGTCCCCGGGCCGATTTCGCGACGCGGCACGTTGACGATGCGCAGGAAGGCGTTGTCGTCGCCGGGATTGATCAACAGGCGCAGGTACGCCATGGCGTCCTTGATTTCATTGCGCGAGAAGAACGACGTGCCGCCAGAGAGCTTGTAGGGAATCTGGTAATGCTGAAGCTTGAGCTCCAATAACCGCGCCTGGAAGTTGCCCCGGTAAAGGACCGCGAAATCGCGCC
This region includes:
- the dbpA gene encoding ATP-dependent RNA helicase DbpA yields the protein MSDSPSPSDFATLPLAPALLANLESLGYHTMTPIQAESLPAILAGRDVIGQGQTGSGKTAAFGLGVLSQLEVKAFRVQSLVLCPTRELADQVAGEVRRLARELGNVKVLTLCGGAPLKAQRDSLAHGAHVVVGTPGRIEEHLRKGSLTLDALTTLVLDEADRMLDMGFQAAIEAIVGQAPASRQTLLFSATYGAGIRPIAERMMREPLNVEVASTHDDTSIRQHFYRVADEDARVPALQRLLLSQRPASSVVFCNTKRETLQVADALNAVGFSALALNGDLEQPDRDRILAMFANKSVSILVATDVAARGLDIDALDAVFNYQIARELEVHVHRIGRTGRAGEQGVACTLVADNERYRLEKLSDFLGESLVFEPLPTLRGNPQPFTPRMATLQLGAGKKHKVRPGDILGALTGEGGIAGDQVGKIQVTERSAFVAVEREVARAALDQLANGRIKGRSFRARRVTR
- a CDS encoding HpcH/HpaI aldolase/citrate lyase family protein, encoding MNPLALRSLLFVPATRPDRIAKALASPADAVIVDLEDAVADGDKAAAREALAAFLADNPQASLVVRVNAPESPHHALDLALCACHAAVTHLLVPKAEAVPALEQAAACGKPLWLQIETATGLLALPGLAGMAGVERLSFGALDLITELGLTPETPGARQMLDQGRYQLVVHSRAASLAAPFESPHPAIDDTDAVARAAAHAKEMGFAGMLCIHPRQLPAINQAFSPSEADVAWAKQVIDGANHQTGAFSVEGQMVDAPVISRAQGILAQHEAGHHGGQPPP